The genomic interval GTATCCCAGAGTTTGTATGTCCCTGACTGAACTACatcagtgtcctgcagcacagaagcagtcatcagtagcacagggATATTTGGAGAAAcagacaacaatacattttatgagtaaacaaacacacataatatatataaaaaaataaataaaagcacagctgatatttgtctacaaaactaatttaaataatttatgcaaacacctttgaaaaaaataaaaacatcataaactcAGTGTAcaaacagtgttgttattgtttaccggaactattattaattctgttaattaaaaaaaaaaaaaaaaatatttttaaaagttaaataatttaatttttatataaatgttaaaaatgctaaaaataagaaaataaatgcttaaaatatattaattatatcaaataaaattaaaggttaaaataaaattgaattttttttatttggactaTTAGAATCAATTcctttagctgaaataaaataaatattagattaagaAACAAACAATTAGAAATGTTGATTATGGTTATTATGAATGttgtaaattacaaaaacaaactaaatatatatttctgaagatcatgtgacactgaagactggagaaatgatgctgaaaatacagcggagcatcacagaaataaatgattaataaatattaaaatagaaaacctatttttaattgtaataatatttcacaataattatttttctgaGCATAATCTGCTTCTCTACACAAATCTTACTGATCTCAAACGTTTAAACAGCAGTGTATGcataaaaacaaacttaaagaCATTCAGTGGAGTGgaagtcatttattaattaatctcAAACCCTGAAGCATAAAATAACCAAACATTCACTACAAAAATATCCAGAAACCAACGTCAGTGACACAAGCATGAGACATGAGtgctgtcatcatcatcatcatcatcatcatcatcatcatcatcatcacttaaACACTGATCCACAGATCcaccatcatcttcatcttcatgctgtgatgatgatgtcactggCATGCACTTTAAATGTCTTAGGAAACAAGATAGTTTCAGAATCACATTCATTCATTTCCCTTTTCACCCGAGCAACAAGCTgaaccttcatcatcatcatcatcatcatcatcatcatcagggtTTAGGGTTCATGTTCACACAGAATCACTGAACTGGAGTCTCTCTGAGAGTCTCGCTGCTCAAGATCAGATCAGATCCAAACAAAcgtgttctgtgtgaacggctcttacagctctctctgtgtgtgtgtgtgtgtgtgtgtgtgtgtgtgtgtggaggatcATGGGTAATTATTAACATCACGTGTCATTTAATgccagcatcacacacacacacataaatgagcTGATGTCATACACTTATTTTTACATATAGCCAGTTAAAATCAGTACAAACACTAAAACATTGAGCATTTTAGAATAAAATGAACAGAAGAAAAGAACattagaagaaaagaaaagaggagtCATTTTTAGGATTACGTCTGAGAGTGAAGGTCTGTCCAGTTTGTGCTGAACATCTGGACTCAAACAAtcatcattcacacacacacacacacacacacacacacacacacactcctctgacCTTAccgtgaacacaaacacactctcacattaaTAACCACTGCAGCTGACCCCTGACCTCACAGttaacactcactcactcacacacacactctctctctcacacacacacacacacactcctctgacctcactgtgaacacaaacacactctcacattaaTAACCACTGCAGCTGACCCCTGACcttacagtgaacacacactcgctctcacacacacacacactctctctctcacacacacacacacacactctctctcacacacacacacacacactcctctgacCTCAccgtgaacacaaacacactctcacattaaTAACCACTGCAGCTGACCCCTGACCTCACAgttaacactcacacactcacacacacactgaccactGCAGCTGACCCCTGACCTCACAGttaacactcactcactcactcactcacacacacacacacacactgaccactGCAGCTGACCCCTGACCTCACAGttaacactcactcactcacacacacacactctctctcacacacacacacacactcctctgacctcactgtgaacacaaacacactctcacattaaTAACCACTGCAGCTGACCCCTGACCTCAGttaacactcactcacacacacacacacacacacactgaccactGCAGCTGACCCCTGACcttacagtgaacacacactctctctctcacacacacacacacacacacactccagtgcaTGTCGTTGCAGTCGATCGCAGCGCagacagaggaggaggaggatgatgaaggtGATCAGATGGTCTGGTATCCGGCGTGTGTCCTCTTCCTGCCGATCAGATACGCGATGAGGACGATGAGCACCAGACCGGCCAGAGCCACACCCACGATGATGGGGATGAGCATGTTCTCCTGATCCACACGGCACTCctccactgcacacacacacacacacacagagacagagacacacacacgcgtTCTTAAACCAAAtcgacagttttcacattttaaaagggTGATGAACGGAGAAaacaaaattcccttgatcttttaaCATAAGAGGTGACTGAACTATAAACATCCTGTAAGACTTTATCACTAGTGTAAACACAGCTTCTATTGAACCAAAACAACAGCTTGTGGAATGTGTCACTATGATGTCACCGTGTAGATCAGAGTCGCCAGCTTCAAACAGCGTCGCTGTTTAACCCCGCCCACCGATGTCACATGACTGTTTAACCCCGCCCACCGATGTCACATGACTGTTTAACCCCGCCCACCGATGTCACATGACcatttagccccacccaccgattccACAAGATTGtgtgtagccccgcccaccgattggTCTTTTGCTCACTTCATTTTACCGCcgatttattttcaaacaaggcacaattcaaCACGGGATTTTCAGGAAGACTGGTGCTGTGTGACTTGGATCCGACAGTAATTTTCcaacacacaagtgtgagtaactgaaccttttttttattacacaatcACTATTGCTTTGTCCGTTAAACTGATATGTATTTATGCAGTTTTGACCTAAATCCCAGAGCGTCCATCTGTGAGGAATGTACTGTCAAtcatacacaactgttagccaatcacagcagctCGTTTACTTCTGAGTCTACCTCGCTCCATGCCGATTCAAGCCGAGCGTTCTGATGAGAATATAGCACATTACTGCTAGATGATGTTTGTGATGTTAAGATCTTAATAACCTAAGCTCAGAGAACAGTAGAACACTAACACCAAAGGCAGTTCCTGACCCTTTACTAAGAGTTTAAGATCTGTTTAAGATCTGAGTTTAAGATCAGCGGTCAGTACCTGCAGAGAAGCGTCCGGCCGTGACGTTGAAGGGCTGCAGCTGGAGTCTGAAGGTGTTTATGGAGAAGCTGGGCACGATCGAGAGCGTCTGCTCAGCGCTGCACATGTACGAGCGGCCCACGCTGCACTGCAGGAAGTTCAGAGAGACGTTTCCCTCCTCGAAGCGGTCTGCAGCAATCACACAATCACATTTATTAGTTAGTGAGGAAACACCAATCACACAGCATGATGATCAACCTTATTCCTGCAAGCCACTGctcttacatttaaaataaaggagCCAAGAAGTTAAACATGTtcaaatcagtttataaatattaCTCAGGCATGTTTAAGAACATGTTTTAATGCAAATCGTTTAGAAAAAATCTGTAGCAAAACAGGTAAAAATGAACACTTCATGATTAAACAGAGGTTTGAGGAAtgagtttttctttcacttttaggAGAACTATAACTTTAAATGTGGAAAAGTGAGTTTTCTAGATTTGAATGCTTTCTAAGGACCATGGATGTGGTGTTCGTGCAGCTGGATCTGATCCGGTCTGTACCTGTCATGTCAGGCCAGAGAGCAGAGACGTTCACAGCGCTCAGGGAATACTTCTGTGTAGTGGAGTTCTGCAGCAACACAAaacaccttcatcatcatcatcatcatcgtacTATCATTACAggacactcagacacacactctcactcacgcacactctTGTGCACTTTGACACACTCATGGACACTTGcattctctcacactctcacaaactCGCACACttgcacactcatacacacacacattcactcacactcttgtgcacacacactcttgtgcacactcacactcttgtgcacactcacacatactcttgcacactctcacacacacacacacacacacacacttgcacactgACACACTCTCGTGCACACATGCATTCTctcacactctcgcacactcactcacaaacttgcactctctcatacacatacacactcgcACATACTattgcactctcacacacacactttctgatATACTATCGTGCACACTTGCATTCTCACACTCACAAACTTGCActcttacacatacacacacacactcacactcttgtgcgcacacacaaacagactttCTGACACACTCTTGTACTCACTTgcattctctcacacactcttacacTCACAAACTAGCACACTCATTTGCAAACTTTCTCACACAGATCTGCATTCTCACACACCCTTGAGCACTCTTTGCACACACTATCACCTACACTCTAACACACTTGCACactttttctcacacacacactatagtgCACTCTCTCttacttacactcacacacacacacacactatagtgcactctctctcacacacacacacacacaattgtgcactctctcacacacacacacactattttgcACTCTCTCTCActaacactctctcacacacacacacacactattttgcACTCTCTCTAActtacactctctctcactcacacacacacactaaaatgcactctctctcacttacactctcacacacacacacacacacactattgtgCACTCTCTCTAacttacactctcacacacacacacacacacacacactcaccagtgTGAAGGTAAAGGTGAGGTTGGTGAGATCCTCCGTCAGCACCAGCGTGGCGACCGTGACCCCACACGACCCCGAGGCTGTGGTTCTGTTGGGCTGCAGGTTCACGACCTCGCTGACCATCTGCGGAGGGTCAGATCAGAGGTCAGCAGCGGTCAAACACGTGAGAGAagcaggaagtgtgtgtgtgtgtgtgtgcatgacctGGTTCAGTGCTCTGGAGCGGTGTGTGATGTTGAGCTGTAACCCCATCAGTGCCAGCAGGCAGGCGGTGCCGTTGTGGTCAGTGAGGGTGTAGTTCCCTTGCAGCGGAGCGGGCAGCGGGGTGGGAGACGGGGCGGACGTGGTTCTGGGCGACTGAGTCGGGGCAGCGGTCGTAACCGTCTGATCAGCGCTGCAAACGCTCTCTACACACACCACACATTCAGTCAGACACAGCACAATAACTGTTCAGGTCGCACAGTTCATCAAACTTAGTTCAATATCAGCTGTAACGCAGTTCTACACAAGACAGTAGAGTAGAGTCAATTCAGTGTCACTAACACAACTCACTAAACACTAACAGCACATTCATGTGTGATCAGCAAGAAGAAGTGAAAGTGAGTTAGTGTCAGGAAGCTACCGTCCGTGCTGAGGTTTGCTCCGCTCATGTAAGCCTCCATGTGCACATCAGAGAAGGTGAGGTTGACCTCGGGGCTCAGACTGAAGCTGCTGGGGCTCACACACCTGTAGGTGCTGTTCAACCTCGCCCAGATCTCCGTCACGTTCCTCACCGCCGTCAGGAGCCCTGCGAGTGAAACACACGTGAGCGGACGCTGGGACATCAGtaatgacccgtgtgtgtgtgtgactgtgttagagagtgtgtgtgtgtgtgtgtgagagagtgtgactgtgtgtgtgtgtgtgtgtctcaccgggGCTGGAGGACTGTGGGAaggtgctggtgtgtgtgtgtctgtgtgtgtgtgtgtgtgtgtttgtgtctcaccGCGGCTGGAGGACTGTGGGAAGGtgctggtgtgtgtatgtgtgtgtgtgtgtctgtgtctgtgtgtgtgtgtgtgtgtgtgtgtgtgtgtgtgtgtgtgtgtctgtgtgtgtgtgtgtctcaccgcgGCTGGAGGACTGTGGGAAGGtgctggtgtgtgtatgtgtgtgtgtgtgtctgtgtctgtgtgtgtgtgtgtgtgtgtgtctgtgtgtgtgtgtgtctcaccacgGCTGGAGGACTGTGGGAAGGtgctggtgtgtgtatgtgagtgtgtgtgtgtgtctcaccgcgGCTGGAGGACTGTGGGAAGGTGCTGGTGTCGCTCAGGTTGTACTGCAGGCTGATGTTGGACACACGGTAGAGGTGTGTGTCTCTGGAGAAcaggagtgtgagagtgtgaccCGTGCTGAAGGACACCAGCAGCTCTGGAGGAACACCAGCTCCGCCGCAGGAACTACCTTCACCCACCGCTGCTGTGGACGGCAGCACAAACCTCGCCGCGCTctgacaacaaacacacacacaaacactcagaaaCATTACTATCACCCTGCAATACTGCGGACAAGAAAATTATTGTTTAAACCTTCACTAAAATACCTTCACTGTTTCTTGAACCAGAGAAAAGAGGGGAAAAACATAACAGGATGTTTTTACCAAGCCCCCAATTTCATGCTTGAGGTTGCCAGATATCATTTGTGACCCCACATTGttttgaaactgagatttatggGCTACATCAACATTAATGTTGATTATCAGTTTAGCCATTATAAAGCATGACTAAATTCCAATTAGTCAACTAAAAGTTTAGacaacaagtgtgtgtgtgtgtgtgttgtttatgtGTATATGAGTGAGTATGTATGAGTGTTTatgtgattatgtgtgtgtgtgtctatatatatgcgtgtgtgtgtgtgtgtagtaccgTTCCATTAGTGGTGTTGTAGGTGATGCTGAAGCTGATGTTGAGATCTGCTTTAATGCAGGTGGAGTTTCCATCCGTCACCTCAAACGTCACCGCGTGAGCTGCAAACACACACCCTGAAACACAACCAtcatcatcagtgtgtgtgtgcatacgtcGTGAGCATCTGTGTCCAGCAGAGAGCACCGTCACACTAACGCTGGAGCACTGACCTCTGAACCCATCCCTCATAGCCAATCAgagctatgctgatgacacctaGATTTACCAAGCCTCATCTCTAAATGACTACAGCCCGCTGACTCCATCAGCCAATGAGAactgactctaggggtcaaacaactaaaaatcaagtcaggaatcttggtgtgattctggagacagaccttagtttcagtagtcatgtcaaagcagtaactaaatcagcatactatcatttaaaaaacattgcaagaattagatgttttgtttccagtcaagacttgttcatgcctttatcaccagcagggtggactattgtaatgggctcctcactggccttcccaaaaagagcattagacagctacagctcatccagaacactgctgccaggattctgactagaaccagaaaatctgagcatatcacaccagtcctcaggtccttacactggcttccagttacatataggattgattttaaagtacttttactcgtatataagtcactgcataacctaggaccgaaatatatttcagatatgttcactgaatataaacctaacagaccactcagatcactaggatcaagtcagttagaaataccaagggttcacacaaagcagttatgtttttaaattccttgtttaattttttttttattatgattatttaacatcattttatgtaaagcactttgaattaccaatgTGTAtcaaatgtgctatataaataaccTTACCTCACAAGTATAaaccactacacacacacacacacacagacagaagacCTCGAGCAGTGTTTGTGCAGCGTGAGCTCGATGTCTAGAGCCTGAGATCAGCTGATTCTGAGGAGCAATGATGATCTGAAGCAGCTCAGAGCAGGAGACACCTCACACTTCATAATTTtatcataattaattaaacaacCCACGCAGCTACGACGAGAaccacaacattacaaactttgatttaaaGCAAAAGAGTCTTAGAAAATTGCACAGGACTGTGAACTTCAACTACAATCTCATAAAGCACTAGCAATGACATTATCCAAgcaaaaaaacaattgtaaagatgttgattattaataaacaataaggctgtcaaataaaaattttttattttgaatatttatcatttaaaattaaaatccacattcgaatgcaAAAATTTAGCAAAAGTCcaactatacaaaaaaaaaaaagtctcaataaattaagttttagcaacttaaaattatattttaattaaaatattaaaattataaaattccCAGCCATTTTGACAGTGCAAATAAACAATATAGtttgtttattgcaaaatataaaataacaaatagctGAAATATACGATTGCATCATTTGCAGTGTTCCACAGGAGTGTGCGGAGCTAAAGCGATTGTCAGTTATCTGATTGGTGGAATCTTGTGCAGACTCATGAATAATGTAGTTTCTTCATCAGTAATTGCTCTGTTTAACTCAATAAGACTGATGGCTtcaataaaagcattaataatcGATTAACAACCTCTGTCTTTATCAGTTTATAAGttattgttgaaaaaaataatttattgtattttagcgCTCAGTCACATGACATCTACAGATCAGCTGATTGGTCACATGCATCCAGAGGAGCTGCTCCAGCCGAGCAACAGATGTTTAAAATGACCAGATCGATGATAAAGCAAGCCAATCATCGTGCAGTGATCAGAACACTAGCCAATCAGCGTGCAGTGTGATCAGAACACTGCTCGGAGCTGCTGCTGTAAGCGCGCTTGTTGTTCTGATCACGTGACGCTTATCTGCTGCTATCGTGACGTCAGCGCGTCCAAACAACGCAAATgaaagcaaaaacacacacagaaatgaaataacATAATAACCACGTCATTTAATTCATAAAAGACGGTCTAAAACAGCACGTAAcggaaataaaatgtaaaaaggtgACACAAACGCGCAGTCCGACTGACTAAAATACACCAATCTGACTTAAAATAAGGAGTTTGAGCCGAAGTCAGTCAGATGGAGATTTGACGTTACGGATATTCGCGATTGACAGCGTCATGGCTTCACGTTCAGACCAGTTAATGATGTTTAATGATAACTTTGCCTGAGTTATGATGACTTACCCATCAGTAGGGTCCAGCAGACACCTGCAGCGGAGCTCCGTTTCACCGTCATGCCTCAGAAAACGCGTCAGACTCCGAGCGCAGAACACTAACGTTACGTAGTAAACTCCGCGTACCTTTCTTTAGATGATCCGCGCGGATCTGTGCTGTCTGTCAGTTATAAAGCGAGTTCGGTGTCTGTTCGGTGTCTAGCAGCAGATTCTGCGAGTCATGAGGTAGAATGTTCCAGTCATGTGATGATGACAAcactttagccccgcccacacagcAGTCACGTGAGTGGCGCGAACTGTGTATGACTCACGCGCTGTTTATTCGTGATATAAAGTGGAAATatgtataaatgttaatattacaaAATGTCAGCTTGTGCTATTGTTATTGCTGTTCAAGCTGCAGACAATGTGACCAGTGCATGTGACCCTGAAACACAACCATTGCGTCATCTGAACAATTAATAAATCTCCTCTCcagtgatgtatggtttgttaggaggacaatattagaaaatctggaatctgagggagctaaatattgagaaaatcatctttaaagttgttcaaatgaacgtcttagcaatgcatatcactaatccaAAATTAAGTTTGGATATAATTACGGTaggacatttataaaatatcttcatggtacatgatctttacttaatatcctaatgatttttggcataaaagagaaatgtataattttgacccatacaatgtattgttgtataTTTCTACAGATATATCTGTGCTAATGATGactcttctgtgctgcagggtcacATATTCAGTTATtagaaaatttattaaaattaaaaattaaaataaaattttattgcataaaaatatagtgtattatttaatatatattaatttatatatttacacatcaAGTAAAATAAGATGCAGTTATGAATTTAAACACATATGTAGTCATTCCTGCTGCTTGCGATTCTCAGGGAATACATCAACTAATCAAATGTATGTCTATTATTCAGTGaacattgttttgaataaaagtattagcaAAATGTATGAATATAAAAGTATTTGAGGAAGTAAAGGAGCTCAGAGGAAGTTGtgctttgacctctgacctcagatgAGTCGGTCGTTCTCAGAGAGAAAGTAGAGAAACACTTACTCAGACTCAGACTCTACTGGATCTGGTTAGAGTTCAGTGAGcgcacagcgtgtgtgtgtgtgtgtgtatgtgtgtgtgtgtgtgtgcgtgtgtcacgCTCTCAGCCGCTCACTGCTATAATTTGTTTCTGTAAGGAATTACTCTGTGAAATCTGCAGTAAATCACATTAGTCTTGTTTGTGTTCAGAGAGCAACAACACACAAGACATATTTCACCACTAATGCAGACCGATTAATAACTCTTGCATAGAATTAGTATCTTAATCATGGAATAAAAAATTGAATTtctactttttatttcacaactcTGActtaaaactaaatcaaaacttaaaaataaacttttttttatgaaaaatattttttagatttatgcatttattagatGTTtccaaagtgtta from Carassius auratus strain Wakin chromosome 26, ASM336829v1, whole genome shotgun sequence carries:
- the LOC113044686 gene encoding lysosome-associated membrane glycoprotein 1-like, producing MTVKRSSAAGVCWTLLMGCVFAAHAVTFEVTDGNSTCIKADLNISFSITYNTTNGTSAARFVLPSTAAVGEGSSCGGAGVPPELLVSFSTGHTLTLLFSRDTHLYRVSNISLQYNLSDTSTFPQSSSRGLLTAVRNVTEIWARLNSTYRCVSPSSFSLSPEVNLTFSDVHMEAYMSGANLSTDESVCSADQTVTTAAPTQSPRTTSAPSPTPLPAPLQGNYTLTDHNGTACLLALMGLQLNITHRSRALNQMVSEVVNLQPNRTTASGSCGVTVATLVLTEDLTNLTFTFTLNSTTQKYSLSAVNVSALWPDMTDRFEEGNVSLNFLQCSVGRSYMCSAEQTLSIVPSFSINTFRLQLQPFNVTAGRFSAVEECRVDQENMLIPIIVGVALAGLVLIVLIAYLIGRKRTHAGYQTI